CTGCGAAAGCAGTAGAAGATGCGGTGAAGGAAATGCTGGAGCATATGGCCTCTACGCTCGCCGAAGGTGAACGTATTGAAATCCGGGGTTTCGGCAGTTTCTCCTTACACTATCGCGCTCCTCGCACCGGACGTAACCCTAAAACCGGCGACAAAGTGGATCTGGAAGGCAAATACGTTCCTCACTTCAAGCCAGGTAAAGAGTTGCGTGACCGCGCCAATATTTACGGCTAATTCCCTGGAGTTAGCAAAAATGGCACCTCATTTGAGGTGCCATTTTTTTTACTAATTTTACTCTTTTGCGAGCCATTTCCAGAGGGCTCACGCAACATTGTTAAACCGGCCTCAACGTAGCCCAGGCCATCGCGTATTTCCCCGATCGCTTTCTGATTTAATCTCAATATTGCCGCACACTGCCTGCAACAAGGAGGTGGATGTGTTTTCAATTCCTGCCGTTGCTGGCGCCGTTCTGATCGGCGCTATGCCACTGTTATGGCTGCCGGTTATTCCGGAACAAAAGGATATTTTGCTGCTCCTGGCTGCTGCGCTGGCGCTGGCCTGCGTCTTTGGACGCGTCGTTTGGGGGCGCTATCTGGGGCTGTGCCTTTTATTTTTAAGCTGGAGCCTGTTGGACGCACGGCAAATGCTGGATATGTTCTCTGATTTTGAGACGAAGCCGCTGACTGTGCAGGTGAAAATGACGAAAAGCGATGGGGAAAAACGGCATGAGATGCGGATAGTTAAACGGGATGAGCGCTATCTTTTTCCTGCGCCGGGCGTTGTGTTGCGAAATAGCGTATTGCCTGAACCCGTTTGCGAAGGGCAGACGTGGTTAATGACGCTGCGGCTTCGCCCGGTGCATGGGCGCCTCAATGAAGGTATTTTTGACGGGCAGCGTTACGCACTTTCACAGCTGCTGCCGTTTAAGGGCCGGGTACTGAAGGCAAACCTGCTATCAGAAGGCTGCAATCTTCGAGGTAAATGGCTTCAGCAAGTCAAAAATTC
This Klebsiella michiganensis DNA region includes the following protein-coding sequences:
- the ihfB gene encoding integration host factor subunit beta (This protein is one of the two subunits of integration host factor, a specific DNA-binding protein that functions in genetic recombination as well as in transcriptional and translational control), with the translated sequence MTKSELIERLATQQSHIPAKAVEDAVKEMLEHMASTLAEGERIEIRGFGSFSLHYRAPRTGRNPKTGDKVDLEGKYVPHFKPGKELRDRANIYG